One region of Zingiber officinale cultivar Zhangliang chromosome 7B, Zo_v1.1, whole genome shotgun sequence genomic DNA includes:
- the LOC122004430 gene encoding uncharacterized protein LOC122004430, with translation MSNLSKLEFVALDISGKNYLSWILDAEIHLDAMGLGDTIKDGNKGSLQNHAKAMIFIRHHLHEALKIEYLTIKDPLELWNNLKERYSHYKTVILPNARYEWIHLRLQDFKSQQYREKGFKKYSELITCLLVAEQNNELLMKNHEIRPTGASPIPEVNEITGKNDKRQHRQKFNHGRGRGRGRGRRYGNDRSEENHDGYNKRNTTTHQKWVNNNVHQKWTNDNGKRVQSGQDNDEKKSENSCYRCDMKGHWSRTCRTPKYFIDLYQASLKGKTKDIETNIVFQDNNIIVGPSMTTHLDVSDFLYRS, from the exons ATGTCCAATCTTTCAAAGTTAGAGTTTGTGGCTCTTGACATTTCGGGAAAAAATTATCTATCATGGATTTTGGATGCGGAGATTCATTTGGATGCTATGGGTCTTGGAGACACCATAAAAGATGGAAATAAGGGATCTTTACAAAATCATGCAAAAGCAATGATATTCATTCGTCACCATCTTCATGAAGCattgaaaattgaatatttgacaATTAAAGATCCACTTGAGCTATGGAATAATTTGAAGGAAAGGTATAGCCATTATAAAACTGTGATTCTTCCAAATGCTCGTTATGAATGGATTCATTTACGTTTACAAGATTTTAAATCT CAGCAATATAGAGAGAAAGGTTTTAAGAAATATTCTGAGTTGATTACATGTCTTCTGGTGGCTGAGCAAAATAACGAGCTTTTGATGAAAAATCATGAGATCCGTCCAACTGGTGCTAGTCCAATCCCTGAAGTGAATGAGATAACTGGTAAAAATGATAAACGACAGCACAGACAAAAATTTAATCATGGTCGTGGTCGTGGCCGTGGTCGTGGTCGTCGATACGGAAATGATCGATCTGAAGAAAATCATGATGGttataataaaagaaacacaacaacTCACCAGAAGTGGGTTAACAATAATGTCCATCAAAAGTGGACAAATGACAATGGTAAAAGGGTTCAAAGTGGACAAGATAATGACGAAAAGAAATCAGAAAATTCATGTTATAGATGTGACATGAAAGGACATTGGTCACGTACTTGTCGTACGCCAAAATACTTTATTGATCTCTACCAAGCCTCTTTAAAGGGCAAGACAAAAGATATAGAGACAAATATTGTCTTTCAAGACAATAATATAATTGTTGGTCCTTCTATGACAACACATTTGGATGTTTCTGATTTTCTTTACAGATCCTGA